The sequence TTTTTCAGTTTAAACAGAAAGTCATTCATGAATCAAGACCACGTCAAAATCGTTACAGAAAACCGAAAAGCCAGGCACGAATTTTTCATCCTGGATGAATTCGAGGCCGGGATGGTTTTGCAGGGCACAGAGGTCAAATCCCTGCGCCAGGGCCGGGCCAATCTCAAGGACTCCTACGGCAAATTTCAAAACGGCGAACTCTGGCTCCACCAGATGCATATCGGGCCCTACCCGTTTGCCTATTATGACAACCACGAACCGGAGCGGCCCAGAAAGCTGCTCATGCACAAATCCGAATTAAAGCGGCTTTACGGCAAAATCAAGGAAAAGGGCCACACCCTGGTTCCACTGCGGGTGTATTTCAGAGACGGCAAGGCCAAAGTGGTCATGGCCCTGGCCAAGGGAAAACGCCAGTACGACAAGCGCGACGCCATCAAGGAACGCGAGATCAAGCGCGAAATGGACCGGGCCAAAAAACACGCAAGGTAACACCGCAAAAACGGCGCTGTTTTTTCAAGCCAGCGCTGTTTTGCCTTTGATCGAACAAAGATACGCACCCGGGCATGAAAATGCAGAAACCAATG is a genomic window of Desulfosalsimonas propionicica containing:
- the smpB gene encoding SsrA-binding protein SmpB, yielding MNQDHVKIVTENRKARHEFFILDEFEAGMVLQGTEVKSLRQGRANLKDSYGKFQNGELWLHQMHIGPYPFAYYDNHEPERPRKLLMHKSELKRLYGKIKEKGHTLVPLRVYFRDGKAKVVMALAKGKRQYDKRDAIKEREIKREMDRAKKHAR